From a region of the Odoribacter splanchnicus DSM 20712 genome:
- a CDS encoding UPF0280 family protein — protein MEYIDRTYRKHFRQDRWSYFTIAYKETDLCIGVDRGSWQPEIPVCAERFVRELRTDMDRWIGSHPDYAQALTPFQASGDAPGIFKEMSRVTQTSGIGPMSAVAGAVALKVGENLKKRFGIKEVIVENGGDIYADLCQDMDISVFAGSSPLSEKVGLHIEAAYAPLGICTSSGTVGPSLSFGKADAVMIVCSDVMLADTYATAFANTIQTAEDVQTCIEKIREQEDILAAIAIKDDKLGICGNFELKLF, from the coding sequence ATGGAATATATCGATCGCACCTATCGCAAGCATTTCCGCCAGGATCGCTGGAGCTATTTTACCATAGCTTATAAAGAAACCGATCTGTGTATCGGCGTGGACCGGGGTTCCTGGCAACCGGAAATACCGGTCTGTGCAGAACGATTTGTCCGGGAATTACGGACGGATATGGACCGCTGGATCGGTTCACACCCGGATTATGCCCAGGCTTTAACCCCCTTTCAGGCAAGCGGGGATGCTCCCGGCATATTCAAAGAGATGTCGCGGGTAACCCAAACAAGCGGTATCGGCCCGATGAGTGCCGTAGCCGGCGCCGTCGCTCTGAAAGTAGGGGAAAACCTGAAAAAACGATTCGGTATAAAAGAAGTGATCGTCGAAAACGGAGGGGATATTTATGCCGACCTCTGTCAGGATATGGATATTTCGGTATTTGCCGGTTCTTCCCCCTTGTCTGAAAAGGTCGGTTTGCATATCGAGGCAGCCTATGCCCCCCTCGGGATTTGTACCTCTTCCGGAACCGTCGGTCCGTCACTCAGCTTCGGTAAAGCCGATGCAGTGATGATTGTCTGTTCAGACGTAATGCTGGCCGACACTTATGCAACCGCTTTCGCCAACACGATTCAGACAGCGGAGGATGTTCAGACCTGCATCGAAAAAATCAGGGAGCAGGAAGACATACTGGCCGCCATTGCGATCAAAGACGATAAATTAGGTATATGCGGTAATTTTGAACTCAAACTTTTTTGA
- a CDS encoding NIL domain-containing protein, whose translation MIKKVVLSFPVDATDRSLTYDLVKLYDIRINILKAEIQAGKSGNLLVELEADTDKLDQGIAYLIENGVTVSPVSSKVSYDASLCIDCGNCVSACFSHALTIGAPDWKLHFNPEKCIACKLCLKACPLKLFRIEFAEA comes from the coding sequence ATGATAAAGAAAGTTGTATTATCCTTCCCGGTAGATGCTACCGACAGATCGCTGACCTATGACCTGGTCAAATTATACGATATCCGGATCAATATACTGAAAGCCGAAATACAAGCCGGGAAATCCGGTAATCTATTAGTCGAACTCGAAGCCGATACCGACAAACTGGACCAGGGTATCGCCTATTTAATCGAAAACGGAGTTACGGTAAGTCCGGTATCCAGTAAAGTATCGTATGACGCGAGCCTCTGTATCGATTGTGGCAACTGTGTATCGGCCTGCTTTTCCCACGCGTTGACCATAGGGGCTCCGGATTGGAAACTGCATTTCAATCCGGAAAAATGTATTGCCTGCAAATTATGTTTGAAAGCTTGTCCTCTCAAACTATTCCGGATCGAATTTGCCGAAGCCTGA
- a CDS encoding homocysteine biosynthesis protein, producing the protein MKTYAEINEKIKKGTAVVLTAEEVSELSKTLSPKEIAEKVDVVTTATFGAMCSSGAFLNFGHSNPPIRMEKIELNGIRVSGGLAAVDTYVGATDCNPSSPAYGGAHIIEDLVNGKDITLEAWGKGTDCYPRKHIKAIINKNCINEAILYNPRNCYQNYNVATNTTDQIKYTYMGTLLPKMRNASYSSAGELSPLLNDPECRTIGLGTHIFLCGTDGYVTWNGTQFNTSKAVNEHDIPTSNARTIAVVGDLKNMSTQYLRGAYIEKYGITLYVGIGIPIPILDEDLAKRVSIRNEQIETTVVDYGNGNQILGKTNYAALQSGAIEINGHKVRTAPLSSLAKAREIADLLKSWIQKGEFLLTEPVRPMPVQASLNGLKAIED; encoded by the coding sequence ATGAAAACTTACGCAGAAATCAATGAAAAGATAAAAAAAGGGACTGCCGTAGTACTGACAGCCGAAGAAGTATCCGAATTATCCAAGACATTATCACCCAAAGAAATTGCAGAAAAAGTAGACGTAGTAACCACCGCCACTTTCGGAGCGATGTGTTCTTCGGGTGCATTTTTGAATTTCGGTCATTCCAATCCCCCAATCCGGATGGAGAAGATCGAATTGAACGGCATCCGGGTTAGTGGTGGACTGGCAGCGGTAGATACTTATGTCGGCGCTACAGATTGTAACCCATCCTCTCCGGCTTATGGCGGAGCCCATATCATCGAAGACCTGGTCAATGGTAAAGACATTACACTGGAAGCCTGGGGAAAAGGGACGGATTGTTATCCCCGCAAACATATAAAAGCTATTATCAACAAGAATTGCATCAATGAAGCTATCTTATACAATCCGCGAAATTGTTACCAAAATTATAATGTAGCGACCAACACCACCGATCAGATCAAATATACCTACATGGGTACGCTGCTTCCTAAGATGAGGAATGCCTCTTACAGTTCTGCCGGTGAGCTATCGCCCTTGCTTAACGATCCGGAATGCCGGACCATCGGGTTGGGAACTCATATTTTCCTTTGCGGTACAGACGGTTATGTCACCTGGAACGGCACTCAGTTCAACACTTCCAAAGCGGTAAATGAACACGATATTCCCACTAGTAATGCCCGTACGATAGCTGTTGTGGGTGACTTGAAAAACATGAGCACCCAATACCTCCGGGGGGCCTATATCGAAAAATACGGTATCACCTTATATGTCGGAATCGGAATTCCTATCCCTATTCTGGACGAGGATCTGGCGAAAAGGGTGTCTATCCGGAATGAACAAATCGAAACGACTGTCGTCGATTATGGGAATGGCAATCAAATTCTGGGAAAAACGAATTATGCCGCTCTACAAAGTGGTGCTATCGAAATCAATGGCCATAAAGTAAGAACAGCGCCCCTTTCCAGTCTGGCCAAAGCCCGGGAAATCGCAGATTTACTGAAAAGCTGGATTCAGAAAGGTGAATTTTTACTCACCGAACCGGTACGGCCAATGCCTGTACAAGCCAGCCTGAACGGATTGAAAGCCATTGAAGATTAA
- a CDS encoding porin family protein: MKKIFTLLCICCLGFGAMAQLPINLGVHGGISSNRIKFKDIPQAIGTQANTGYMVGAFMRVNLGKLYLEPALNYSHKRSVIEEKAQALGENPDNFDLKLNTFDIPIMLGFQVLDLSIVKLRAFLGPVLSVGKVKNLKKLGDISTDKTNWHGKVGVGVDVWKLTFDIDYEKAFKNLGHELKAPRSFNFTLGLKII, encoded by the coding sequence ATGAAAAAGATTTTTACGTTATTATGCATCTGTTGCCTGGGTTTCGGAGCGATGGCCCAATTACCGATCAATCTGGGTGTTCACGGCGGGATTTCCAGTAACCGGATAAAATTCAAAGATATCCCCCAGGCTATCGGGACACAAGCCAATACTGGCTATATGGTCGGCGCATTTATGCGCGTCAATCTGGGAAAACTCTATCTGGAACCTGCTTTAAACTATTCGCATAAGAGAAGTGTGATAGAAGAAAAGGCACAGGCACTAGGAGAAAATCCTGACAACTTCGATCTGAAACTCAACACGTTCGATATTCCGATTATGTTGGGTTTCCAAGTATTGGATTTATCTATCGTTAAACTACGGGCCTTCCTCGGACCGGTACTTTCCGTCGGGAAAGTAAAAAACCTGAAAAAACTAGGAGATATCAGTACCGATAAAACCAACTGGCACGGTAAAGTCGGCGTCGGGGTAGATGTCTGGAAACTGACCTTCGATATCGATTATGAAAAAGCATTCAAAAATTTAGGTCATGAACTGAAAGCTCCCCGGTCGTTCAATTTCACCCTGGGACTAAAGATTATTTAA
- a CDS encoding TrmH family RNA methyltransferase, producing MLSKQVTKIVQNLEKKKFREKYNLFKIEGEKLVGELLHSPLKIHSLIAFPSWLEQNKKALSNVNIIEADEREMHGISNFQSLPEVIALAEIPVHIYRKEEVLDSLSLVLNGIQDPGNLGTILRVADWFGIGNIFCDADCAGVYNPKCVQASMGAIFRVKTFYTDLPVLLSELKQEGLPVFGTFLDGKNIYTTALSTRGLIVMGNEGKGISAEIEALTGQKLTIPSFARNSESTESLNVGVATGIILSEFKRRM from the coding sequence ATGTTAAGCAAACAGGTAACAAAAATAGTCCAAAACCTTGAAAAAAAGAAATTCAGGGAAAAATATAATCTCTTTAAAATCGAAGGGGAAAAACTGGTCGGAGAACTGTTGCATTCTCCCCTGAAAATCCATTCCCTGATCGCTTTCCCGTCTTGGCTCGAACAAAACAAAAAAGCGTTGTCAAACGTAAATATCATTGAAGCCGATGAACGGGAAATGCATGGGATATCCAACTTCCAATCTTTACCCGAAGTCATCGCACTGGCCGAAATACCTGTCCATATCTATCGGAAGGAAGAGGTTCTCGATTCTTTATCCTTGGTATTGAACGGGATACAAGATCCGGGTAATTTGGGTACCATCCTCCGGGTGGCAGACTGGTTCGGAATCGGAAACATATTCTGTGATGCCGATTGTGCCGGTGTTTATAATCCCAAATGTGTACAAGCCAGCATGGGGGCCATCTTCAGGGTCAAGACGTTCTATACGGATCTCCCTGTTTTATTGAGCGAACTGAAGCAAGAAGGCCTTCCTGTCTTTGGCACGTTTTTAGATGGGAAAAATATTTATACGACAGCATTAAGTACCCGGGGCCTGATCGTCATGGGGAACGAAGGAAAAGGAATTTCAGCAGAAATAGAAGCGCTGACCGGACAGAAACTAACGATTCCGAGTTTCGCCCGGAATAGCGAATCGACCGAATCGCTGAACGTCGGAGTAGCTACCGGTATTATTCTGTCGGAATTCAAGAGAAGGATGTAA